In a genomic window of Accipiter gentilis chromosome 23, bAccGen1.1, whole genome shotgun sequence:
- the FAM3D gene encoding protein FAM3D, which yields MRVAVVIRYTVLLITLLSTWFIVQTFFDRSWKAISLRSWLGAINKPSSTQLPQHKCGNKKSCPENHFAFKITSGAANVVGPSICFDDMVLMSSMKNNIGRGLNIALVNGTSGQLLKTDSFDMYSGDINKLDTFLQEIKHGTIVLTASYDDAATKMNDKVRTQFVELGSSHVSKLGFRDNWVFLGAKGLNNKSPFEEHIKNDEKKNKYDGWPEMLEMEGCAPRKMD from the exons ATGCGGGTGGCAG TTGTGATCCGGTACACGGTGCTGCTCATCACGCTGCTGAGCACATGGTTCATCGTGCAGACGTTCTTCGATCGGAGCTGGAAAGCCATCAGCCTGCGAAGCTGGCTCG GTGCCATCAACAAGCCCAGCA GCACGCAGCTGCCCCAGCACAAGTGCGGGAACAAGAAGAGCTGCCCCGAGAACCATTTTGCCTTCAAGATCACCAGCGGCGCCGCAAACGTGGTGGGACCCTCCATCTGCTTCGATGACATGGT cCTCATGAGCAGCATGAAAAACAACATTGGCAGAGGCCTGAACATCGCGCTAGTGAATG GAACAAGCGGGCAGCTCCTGAAAACTGACTCATTTGACATGTACTCTGGAG ACATTAACAAACTGGATACCTTCCTCCAAGAGATCAAGCATGGCACCATCGTGCTGACAGCCAGCTATGATGACGCTGCCACAAA GATGAATGACAAAGTACGGACACAATTTGTGGAGCTGGGCAGCAGCCACGTGAGCAAGCTGGGCTTCCGGGACAACTGGGTCTTCTTGGGAGCGAAAGGTCTGAACAACAAGAGCCCCTTTGAAGAG cacaTCAAAAAcgatgagaagaaaaataaatacgaTGGCTGGCCTGAGATGCTGGAGATGGAGGGCTGTGCCCCCAGAAAGATGGATTAG